CGGCCAATCCGCCACCGAATTATCCGGAGGCGAGGCCCAGCGCATCAAGCTGGCGACCGAGCTGATGCGCCCGCAGCGCGGTCACACGCTCTATGTCCTGGACGAGCCGACCACCGGTCTTCATCCCCGCGACGTCGAGCGCCTGATCGCCCAGCTCGACCGGATCGTGGATGCCGGCAACAGCGTGGTCGTGGTCGAGCACGACATGGACGTCGTCTCCCACAGCGACTGGATCATCGATCTCGGCCCCGGCGCAGGCGACGAGGGCGGCACTATCGTCGCATCGGGCACACCGCATCAGGTGGCCAAGAATAGCGGAAAGAACGGCGCAAAGGCCGGCGGAAGGACGGCGCGCTATCTTGCCCGCCGCCTGGAGCAGTGACCAAACGCGTTCCGCAGCGTCATCCCGGCCCGTTTCGCAATTGCGTTCCGGTCCGCGGAGGATAGACCGCGACTTTCGCCTTGTTGACTTTCAGCCTCCCGGTTCCCCATACTTCGTAAAAAGATAACAAGACCGATCAACAGACGGGTTTTGAGGGAGGATAGGATGCCGACTTCACGCAGACAGCTGCTGAAGAGCTCGGCGGCTGCCGCCGCCGCACTCAGCCTCGATTGGACGAGGGCCCAGGCGCAGGCCGAGACATTGCGCATCGGCCTGATCTACGACCTCACCGGCCCCTTCGCCGCCGGCGGTTCGGTCGCCTCCTCGGTCGGCGCGCAGATCGCGATCGATCTCGTCAACGAGAAGGGCGGCGTCGGCGGCAAGTACAAGATTGCTCCGGTCGCCGCGGACTCCCAGAGCAAGCCTGACGTTGCAATCAACGAGGCTGAACGCCTGATCAGCCAGGAGAAGATCGACATCCTCAACGGCGTCTATGCGAGCTCGCACGCGGTGCCACTCGCGGCCAAGGTCGAGCAGCAGAAGAAGATCCTCTGGATCACGACCGCGGTCTCGACCGCCGTGTTCAAGGACAAGAACCTGCAATACGTGTTTCGTGCGCAGATCCATTCGGATCAATACGGGCAGGCCTTCGCCGCCTTCCTCGCCGAACACGCGCAAGGCAAGCTCGGCATGGACCCAAAGGACGTCAAGGTCGCACTGATCCACGAAGACGGTCCTTACGGCGTCGGCGTTGCCGCCGCGGACGAAGCCTATGCCAAGCAGGCCGGCATCCAGGTGGTGCTGCGCGAGGGCTACTCGGCCTCGGCGCCCGATCTCTCGGTGCTCGTCACCAAGATCAAGCGCGCCAAGGCCGACGTGATCTCGCATGCCGGCTACAATCCCGACATCACCCTGTTCCTGCGTCAGGCCCGCGAGAGCGGATTGCGCTTCAAGATGCTGTTCGGCGCCGGCGCCGGCTACAGCCAGCTCGACAAGCTGCGCGCGACCTTCGGCGCCGACATCGATAATTTCTGCAACATCGATCCGGTGCCGGCGCAGTTGCTCGATCCGGCCAAGCTCGCGCCCGGCATGGGCGACCTGACCAACGCGATGGTCACGCGCTACAAGGCCAAGACCGGCGCCACCGACGTGCCGCCGCACTGCTCGATGGGGTTCAACCAGACCTGGGTGCTGCTCAACAACGTGCTGCCAGTCGCCAAGGAGAAATACGGCAGCTTCGAGCCGGAGGCGATCCGCAAGGCCGCGCTCGACGTCGACATCCCCGCCGGCGGCACCATCCAGGGCTATGGCGTCAAATTCTTCCCGCCGGGCACGCCGCTCTCAGGGCAGAACGAGCGCTCGACGCCGGTGGTGATGCAGAATGCCGGCGAGCACATCTCCGTGGTGTGGCC
The genomic region above belongs to Bradyrhizobium arachidis and contains:
- a CDS encoding ABC transporter substrate-binding protein, yielding MPTSRRQLLKSSAAAAAALSLDWTRAQAQAETLRIGLIYDLTGPFAAGGSVASSVGAQIAIDLVNEKGGVGGKYKIAPVAADSQSKPDVAINEAERLISQEKIDILNGVYASSHAVPLAAKVEQQKKILWITTAVSTAVFKDKNLQYVFRAQIHSDQYGQAFAAFLAEHAQGKLGMDPKDVKVALIHEDGPYGVGVAAADEAYAKQAGIQVVLREGYSASAPDLSVLVTKIKRAKADVISHAGYNPDITLFLRQARESGLRFKMLFGAGAGYSQLDKLRATFGADIDNFCNIDPVPAQLLDPAKLAPGMGDLTNAMVTRYKAKTGATDVPPHCSMGFNQTWVLLNNVLPVAKEKYGSFEPEAIRKAALDVDIPAGGTIQGYGVKFFPPGTPLSGQNERSTPVVMQNAGEHISVVWPTNIRTQDPVFPLPKGSTYGA